A genomic segment from Deltaproteobacteria bacterium encodes:
- a CDS encoding L-threonylcarbamoyladenylate synthase: MATTLSIDPQHLKGRHVDRAVEVLKRDGVIVYPTDTIYGLGCDVTSKAGVERIRRIKGRDADKPMSFVCSDLVQVSRYGHVSNFVHRVLKRFLPGPYTFVLTATKETPKVLQSKQKTVGIRIPDHPVPLALVEQLGNPVVSTSANESNEEVVTNPADLETIFGHRVDLIMECGTLPVLASSVISLVDDTVTILREGQGDLSYFKGLA; encoded by the coding sequence ATGGCGACGACTCTCAGCATCGACCCCCAGCACCTCAAGGGACGGCACGTGGACCGAGCCGTCGAGGTGCTCAAGCGCGACGGCGTCATCGTTTACCCGACGGACACCATCTACGGCCTGGGCTGCGACGTCACCAGCAAGGCCGGGGTGGAGCGCATCCGTCGCATCAAGGGGCGCGACGCCGACAAGCCCATGTCGTTCGTGTGTTCCGACCTGGTGCAGGTGAGCCGCTACGGCCACGTGTCCAACTTCGTGCACCGCGTCCTCAAACGGTTCCTTCCGGGGCCCTATACCTTCGTGCTCACCGCCACCAAGGAGACCCCCAAGGTGCTCCAGTCCAAGCAGAAGACCGTGGGCATCCGCATTCCCGACCACCCGGTGCCGCTGGCGCTGGTGGAGCAGCTCGGCAACCCCGTGGTCAGCACCAGCGCCAACGAGAGCAACGAGGAGGTGGTGACCAACCCCGCCGACCTCGAGACCATCTTCGGACATCGGGTGGACCTCATCATGGAGTGCGGCACGCTTCCGGTGCTGGCGTCCAGCGTCATCTCGCTCGTCGACGACACCGTCACGATCCTGCGCGAAGGCCAGGGGGATCTGAGCTACTTCAAGGGCCTCGCCTGA
- a CDS encoding SDR family NAD(P)-dependent oxidoreductase has product MDRLQNKAAFITGGGGGIGGATAMLFAEEGAGLAVVDRDGAAVEATAADIRARVPSADVLPLAADLSDEAEARRTMAAAGAHFGGLDILVNVAGIRVYGALADAEKDTWESILSVNLMATVHCCKAAVPLLRARSGGSIVNVSSVFGVTGRGGMGQYDVTKAAVVSLSRTLAIEEVGHGIRVNTVCPGPTITPFHIARAEARGVSEEELRRTGAQHTLMKRWGEPREVASTILFLASDESSFVTGTTLVVDGGASAASA; this is encoded by the coding sequence GTGGATCGCCTCCAGAACAAGGCCGCGTTCATCACCGGCGGCGGAGGGGGCATCGGCGGCGCCACCGCCATGCTGTTCGCCGAGGAAGGCGCCGGGCTGGCCGTCGTCGACCGTGACGGCGCCGCGGTCGAGGCCACGGCCGCGGATATACGCGCGCGGGTGCCTTCCGCGGATGTCCTTCCCCTCGCGGCGGACCTGAGCGACGAAGCCGAGGCGCGCCGGACCATGGCCGCAGCGGGCGCGCACTTCGGCGGACTGGACATCCTCGTCAATGTCGCCGGCATCCGGGTCTACGGGGCCTTGGCCGATGCCGAAAAGGACACTTGGGAGTCCATCCTGTCCGTCAACCTGATGGCAACGGTCCATTGCTGCAAGGCAGCCGTGCCCCTGCTGCGCGCCCGGAGCGGCGGCAGCATCGTCAACGTCTCTTCGGTGTTCGGGGTGACCGGGCGTGGGGGAATGGGACAGTACGACGTCACCAAGGCCGCGGTGGTGAGCCTCAGCCGCACCTTGGCAATCGAGGAAGTGGGGCACGGCATTCGTGTAAACACCGTGTGCCCCGGCCCCACCATCACGCCCTTTCACATCGCGCGCGCGGAGGCTCGCGGCGTCAGCGAGGAGGAACTGCGCCGAACCGGCGCGCAGCACACGTTGATGAAGCGCTGGGGCGAGCCGCGGGAAGTGGCCAGCACCATCCTGTTCCTGGCCTCGGACGAATCGTCATTCGTCACCGGCACCACCCTGGTGGTGGACGGCGGCGCCTCCGCCGCCAGCGCGTAG
- a CDS encoding ABC transporter substrate-binding protein yields the protein MAVLVWALGTVFIPAVHAVAQQTAPRDTGLIARLKENAARFEYSTGKPGGTLTLSTISGPKTFNLAISTETSSTQILDYVFEGLVDTSWLTAEVEPSLAERWESSEDGLVWTFFLRKDVEWADGAPFSADDVVFTFSKIIYNDAVPASARPGLTIRYRDDATQTWRKGQAKVEKVDAHTVRFTLPAPFAPFLRAMGTPIYPAHILEKHVDDGTFTSTWDVGTKPGDIIGTGPFVIQRYDAGERIVLKRNPRYWQRDAAGNPLPYLDRVVYLVVPNLATALLKFQAGETDLLEVSGEHYPILKPQEAAKNFTLYKRGPNFGTTFLALNMNAGKNPNNDAPFVDPVKLKWFRALDFRKALAHSIDKDSIIDNVMNGLGYPQWAAVSPAAGDFHNPNVTRYPYDIRKANALLDGLGWFDVDGDGIREDAEGNSLVFNLATNSGNTVRERVCTLMKQDLERIGIRVNLRFLEFNKLVSQLTSTYDWEAIVIGFTGGVEPHHGINFWHSSERLHLWFPNQEEPATEWEKRIDELFVRGSRELEHRKRVALYREFQQIASDHVPVVYTALAERITALRNRFGNATPTLFDLFDPRRLHLK from the coding sequence ATGGCGGTCCTTGTTTGGGCTCTCGGCACCGTTTTCATCCCGGCCGTTCATGCGGTTGCCCAGCAAACGGCCCCGCGGGACACCGGCCTGATCGCGCGACTCAAGGAGAACGCGGCCCGGTTCGAGTACTCCACCGGCAAGCCGGGCGGAACCTTGACCCTGTCGACGATCTCCGGACCCAAGACGTTCAACCTCGCCATCTCGACCGAAACGTCCTCCACTCAGATTCTCGACTACGTGTTCGAGGGCTTGGTCGACACCTCCTGGCTTACCGCCGAGGTGGAGCCGAGCCTGGCCGAACGCTGGGAATCATCGGAGGACGGTCTCGTCTGGACGTTTTTCCTGCGCAAGGACGTGGAATGGGCCGACGGGGCTCCCTTTTCGGCCGACGACGTCGTTTTCACATTCTCCAAGATCATCTACAACGACGCCGTCCCGGCATCGGCCCGGCCGGGCCTCACCATCCGCTACCGCGATGACGCCACCCAGACGTGGAGAAAAGGCCAGGCCAAGGTCGAGAAAGTCGACGCGCACACGGTCAGGTTCACCCTGCCGGCGCCCTTCGCGCCTTTCCTGCGGGCTATGGGTACGCCCATCTATCCCGCACATATCCTGGAGAAGCACGTGGACGACGGGACCTTCACGTCCACGTGGGATGTCGGCACGAAGCCGGGTGACATCATCGGCACCGGACCCTTCGTCATCCAGCGCTACGACGCGGGGGAGCGCATCGTCCTCAAGCGGAACCCGCGGTACTGGCAACGGGACGCGGCCGGAAACCCCCTGCCGTACCTGGACCGCGTCGTCTACCTGGTGGTGCCCAACCTGGCCACCGCGCTGTTGAAATTTCAGGCGGGTGAAACCGACCTCCTGGAAGTGTCGGGCGAGCACTATCCGATCCTGAAACCGCAGGAAGCGGCGAAGAACTTCACCCTGTACAAGCGGGGACCGAACTTCGGCACCACCTTCCTCGCCCTGAACATGAACGCCGGAAAGAACCCCAACAACGACGCTCCGTTCGTCGATCCCGTCAAGCTGAAGTGGTTCCGGGCACTGGACTTCAGGAAGGCGCTGGCGCACAGCATCGACAAGGACAGCATCATCGACAACGTCATGAACGGACTCGGCTATCCGCAGTGGGCGGCGGTGAGCCCCGCGGCCGGCGACTTTCACAATCCGAACGTGACCCGGTACCCGTACGACATACGCAAGGCCAATGCGCTGCTCGACGGCCTGGGCTGGTTCGACGTCGACGGCGACGGCATCCGGGAAGACGCCGAAGGCAACAGCCTCGTCTTCAACCTCGCCACCAACTCCGGAAATACCGTGCGGGAACGTGTATGCACGCTCATGAAGCAGGACCTGGAGAGGATCGGCATCCGCGTCAACCTCAGGTTCCTGGAGTTCAACAAGCTCGTATCCCAGCTCACCAGCACCTACGATTGGGAGGCCATCGTCATAGGCTTCACGGGGGGCGTGGAGCCTCACCACGGCATCAATTTCTGGCATTCCAGCGAACGGCTTCACTTGTGGTTCCCAAACCAGGAAGAACCGGCCACGGAGTGGGAGAAACGGATCGACGAGCTCTTCGTCCGCGGAAGCCGCGAGCTGGAGCACCGAAAGCGGGTCGCGCTCTACCGGGAGTTCCAGCAGATCGCTTCCGATCACGTCCCGGTGGTCTATACCGCGCTCGCCGAGCGTATCACGGCGCTCCGAAACCGCTTCGGCAATGCGACGCCGACCCTGTTCGACCTGTTCGACCCACGCAGACTTCACTTGAAGTGA
- a CDS encoding ornithine cyclodeaminase family protein gives MPDDDVRVLTNDDMEGLLDMEEIVEAVETAYVELGRKIAEGMPRRRLHMPLEGEERTWYWLNVIPGAVPAFDTAAVRLDSSQIRFRNVGGGSRMEFPGDFSGFVLLFSIKERALKGIVHDHYLSALRVGATSGVAAKYLARPDASVLGIFGSGTQAHGQVDALCAVRDIQEVKVFSLHEENRKRFAREVTERYGVKARAVRRPEDVVHDSDIVVTATNSGDPVFDGDLLEPGTHLVSMIGPDWFDKRRELDDAAIENCDLIVVNSKEQVEIDEQPELMSPIRKGIIGWEQIHELGDLVIGNIAGRTTASEITHHNNNCGMGIQFAAIGHLVLEEAKKRDLGTRLPADLFMTRRTDVSSP, from the coding sequence ATGCCTGACGACGACGTAAGGGTTCTGACCAACGACGACATGGAGGGCCTCCTCGACATGGAGGAGATCGTCGAGGCCGTGGAAACGGCCTACGTCGAGCTGGGCCGGAAGATCGCGGAGGGGATGCCGCGGCGCCGGCTGCACATGCCCTTGGAGGGGGAGGAACGCACCTGGTACTGGCTGAACGTCATCCCCGGCGCGGTGCCGGCGTTCGATACGGCCGCGGTCCGTCTCGATTCGTCGCAGATACGCTTCCGCAACGTCGGCGGCGGCAGCCGCATGGAGTTCCCCGGCGACTTCTCGGGCTTCGTCCTGCTCTTCAGCATCAAGGAACGCGCTCTCAAGGGCATCGTCCACGACCACTACCTGTCGGCGCTGCGCGTGGGTGCCACCAGCGGCGTGGCGGCCAAGTACCTGGCGCGGCCCGACGCGTCGGTGCTGGGAATCTTCGGCAGCGGCACCCAGGCCCACGGACAGGTGGACGCCCTGTGCGCGGTGCGGGACATCCAGGAGGTCAAGGTGTTCTCCCTGCACGAGGAAAACCGTAAGCGCTTCGCCCGGGAAGTGACCGAGCGCTACGGCGTGAAGGCGCGGGCGGTGCGGCGCCCCGAGGACGTGGTGCATGACTCGGACATCGTCGTCACCGCCACCAACTCCGGCGATCCCGTGTTCGACGGCGACCTGCTGGAGCCGGGCACGCATCTGGTGTCCATGATCGGCCCGGACTGGTTCGACAAGCGCCGGGAGCTGGACGACGCCGCCATCGAGAACTGCGACCTCATCGTGGTGAACTCCAAGGAGCAGGTGGAGATCGACGAGCAGCCCGAGCTGATGTCGCCGATAAGGAAGGGCATCATCGGTTGGGAGCAGATCCACGAGCTGGGCGACCTGGTCATCGGCAACATCGCCGGCCGCACCACCGCCTCGGAGATCACCCACCACAACAACAACTGCGGCATGGGCATCCAGTTCGCCGCCATCGGCCACCTGGTGCTGGAAGAGGCGAAGAAGCGCGACCTCGGCACGCGCTTGCCGGCGGACCTGTTCATGACGCGGCGGACCGACGTGTCCTCTCCCTGA
- a CDS encoding DUF1329 domain-containing protein yields the protein MTVRRTISAIVLAWALMAASAPAGAKVTAGEAARLGADLTPLGAEKAGNASGAIPAWEGGITEPPAGYRPGGRLVDPFPDDKPLFTITAENYKRYEANLTPGQIAVLQRYPETYRMPVYQTRRTASLPPRIYERTIANAATAALTDDGNGVVHAAEGIPFPIPKNGLEAIWNHLLRYRGKSVRVTSGQAAPTADGAYVVVQIREQVLWGYQQPGATTESIDNKLAYFLQEVLSPPRLAGALILVHETLNQAAEPRKTWVYNPGQRRVRRAANVGYDNPGTGSDGQRTNDQADMYNGAPDRYDWTLLGKREIYIPYNSYEFASDRSRFDEILKPGHINPDLTRYELHRVWVVEARLKQGTRHIFPRRTFYLDEDSWQIAVVDQYDARGEIWRVSQAYIVNHYQVPVLWSMGMSIYDLQNGRYLVRGLSNEYEPARFDLELNRNQFTPRALRRRGRR from the coding sequence ATGACTGTGCGACGGACGATTTCGGCGATCGTGTTGGCATGGGCGCTTATGGCGGCGTCGGCGCCGGCGGGGGCGAAGGTGACGGCGGGCGAAGCCGCCCGGCTGGGAGCGGATCTGACGCCTTTGGGCGCGGAAAAGGCGGGCAACGCGTCCGGCGCCATTCCCGCATGGGAGGGCGGCATCACCGAACCGCCGGCCGGCTACCGGCCCGGAGGGCGCCTGGTTGATCCGTTTCCGGACGACAAGCCGCTCTTCACCATCACCGCGGAAAACTACAAGCGCTACGAGGCGAATCTCACTCCGGGCCAGATCGCGGTGCTCCAACGCTATCCCGAAACCTACCGGATGCCTGTCTACCAGACCAGGCGCACGGCGTCGCTGCCGCCGCGCATCTACGAGCGCACCATCGCCAACGCCGCCACGGCGGCGCTCACCGACGACGGCAACGGCGTGGTGCACGCCGCCGAGGGCATCCCGTTTCCGATTCCCAAGAACGGGCTCGAGGCCATCTGGAACCACCTGCTGCGCTACCGCGGGAAATCCGTGCGCGTCACCAGCGGCCAGGCCGCGCCCACCGCCGACGGCGCCTACGTGGTGGTGCAGATCCGCGAGCAGGTGTTGTGGGGTTATCAGCAACCCGGGGCGACCACGGAGAGCATCGACAACAAGCTCGCCTACTTCCTCCAGGAGGTGCTGTCCCCGCCGAGGTTGGCGGGCGCGCTGATCCTTGTCCACGAGACCCTGAACCAGGCGGCGGAACCGCGCAAGACGTGGGTCTACAACCCCGGCCAGCGCCGCGTCCGGCGCGCGGCCAACGTCGGCTATGACAATCCCGGTACGGGCTCCGACGGCCAGCGCACCAACGACCAGGCCGACATGTACAACGGCGCGCCGGACCGCTACGACTGGACGCTGTTGGGGAAACGGGAGATCTATATCCCGTACAACAGCTACGAGTTCGCGAGCGACCGCTCTCGCTTCGACGAGATCCTGAAGCCGGGCCACATCAACCCCGACCTGACCCGCTATGAGCTCCACCGGGTCTGGGTGGTGGAGGCGCGGTTGAAGCAAGGAACCCGGCATATCTTCCCGCGGCGCACCTTCTACCTCGACGAGGACAGTTGGCAGATCGCGGTGGTGGACCAGTACGATGCCCGCGGCGAGATATGGCGGGTGAGCCAGGCCTATATCGTCAACCACTACCAGGTGCCGGTGCTGTGGAGCATGGGCATGTCGATCTACGACCTCCAGAACGGACGCTATCTGGTCAGGGGGCTGAGCAACGAGTACGAGCCGGCGCGTTTCGATCTGGAGCTGAACCGGAACCAGTTTACGCCCCGGGCGCTTCGGCGCCGGGGCCGGCGTTGA
- a CDS encoding tripartite tricarboxylate transporter substrate binding protein, translating to MWRNLMGVGFLLVVLAMTVPAQDASAQGTWPEKGKTITWLIPYAPAGGFDLHSRAVSVGLKKALGVNVILRNRPGAGGSIAWNILWKSKPDGYTIGTVNIPGAIVSELFASPKPVYKLKEFSWLGRISSGPYVWAVGAKTHFQNLKDFQDAKEVLLTGTGVGATGWITNLLTAKVMGFNPRFILGYPGAPAANQGIVQGEGHARALGLDSPGQMRFVEDGDMRAMWVYLDERDPRYPDVPTVGELGFPQLRVLASHRVVTAPPGMPKDRQEILQKAFETALKDPEVLERFKRMKATITAVVGDDWNQMLDGFYGLINQYSDIFEEALKKK from the coding sequence ATGTGGCGTAACCTGATGGGCGTGGGCTTTTTGTTGGTCGTCCTTGCGATGACCGTACCGGCACAGGATGCATCAGCTCAAGGGACATGGCCGGAAAAGGGCAAGACCATCACGTGGTTGATCCCCTACGCCCCGGCGGGCGGGTTCGATCTCCATAGCCGGGCCGTGAGCGTCGGCTTGAAGAAGGCCCTCGGCGTCAATGTCATTCTCAGGAACCGGCCGGGCGCCGGCGGAAGCATCGCCTGGAACATCCTCTGGAAATCCAAGCCCGACGGCTACACCATCGGGACCGTCAACATACCCGGCGCCATCGTCTCCGAGTTGTTCGCGAGTCCCAAGCCGGTCTACAAGTTGAAGGAGTTCTCCTGGCTCGGACGGATCTCCTCGGGCCCCTACGTATGGGCGGTGGGCGCCAAGACTCATTTCCAGAATCTCAAGGACTTCCAGGACGCCAAGGAGGTGCTTCTCACCGGTACGGGAGTAGGCGCCACCGGATGGATCACGAACCTCCTGACCGCCAAGGTCATGGGCTTCAATCCGAGGTTCATCCTGGGCTATCCGGGCGCTCCGGCGGCCAACCAGGGCATCGTTCAGGGGGAGGGTCACGCCAGGGCCCTGGGCCTGGATTCCCCGGGCCAGATGCGTTTCGTGGAGGACGGCGACATGAGGGCCATGTGGGTCTACCTGGACGAGCGCGATCCCAGGTACCCGGATGTCCCGACGGTGGGGGAGTTGGGCTTCCCGCAGCTCAGGGTCCTCGCCTCTCACCGCGTGGTGACGGCACCGCCGGGCATGCCCAAGGACCGGCAGGAGATCCTGCAGAAGGCGTTCGAAACGGCGCTGAAGGATCCGGAGGTCCTTGAAAGGTTCAAGAGGATGAAGGCCACGATAACCGCGGTCGTGGGCGACGACTGGAACCAAATGCTCGACGGCTTCTACGGCTTGATCAACCAGTACTCGGATATCTTCGAAGAGGCCCTGAAGAAGAAGTAG
- a CDS encoding ABC transporter permease subunit, with translation MTAYIARRLLITIPSLFALTFVIFMIIQIAPGDFFHQWALQPDLDQRQLRQWKREFGADKGWGTQYLRWLRGVLFDIRFSSERVRIADFEYRDLATNRSAYAISGSATPILVPLPEDGTFGLGFNFDAPGETGVLGRTDNPNTASRRPGNHWSGDDFQSIEMELRNDRVRGADVFLRIQDGNGKAFQERRSIDTDEPASVALTDADYARFGVDRNNLKGLFLFARQRGGRPAVLEVSCGTGDTVAGAVHHALDPLRRLALVRNALPPELGELSRCDRVAFRIIPAPAPPMTATVTFRDMDANTYATDVRLRPGVTTSLSVDFAEFHAAGLDTTRMGPISFRGDVPGSLFVDEIRLEKAGTGFHVGAPDFGKSIANRQPVWTTMWPFLKNTMLLNVLAILFTWLLSLPIGIYSATHPYSWSDKAFGFMAYMGMALPSFFLALLLLYGASLTYDLDPANPFYELLPIGGLTSANYHDLGTWGRMTDLARHLVLPVLVLGTGSMAALVRVLRAEFLDKSHMQFVVTARAKGLSNAMVNYKHILRNAVTPFVAGFGSLLPTLIGGSALVEIVFGYPGIGQLMLTAVRSYDIYVVMASSLAGGLLLIIGNLLADILLAWVDPRISYR, from the coding sequence ATGACCGCATACATCGCACGGCGGCTGCTGATCACGATTCCGTCGCTCTTCGCCCTGACCTTCGTGATCTTCATGATCATCCAGATCGCTCCCGGCGATTTCTTCCACCAGTGGGCTCTCCAGCCCGACCTCGATCAGCGGCAACTGCGCCAGTGGAAACGCGAGTTCGGCGCGGACAAGGGCTGGGGCACCCAGTACCTGCGATGGCTGCGCGGCGTGTTGTTCGACATTCGTTTCTCGAGCGAGCGCGTGCGCATCGCCGACTTCGAGTACAGGGATCTCGCGACCAACCGGAGCGCCTACGCAATCTCCGGCAGCGCCACGCCCATCCTGGTCCCGCTGCCCGAGGACGGCACCTTCGGCCTCGGCTTCAACTTCGACGCGCCCGGAGAGACCGGCGTGCTGGGCAGGACGGACAACCCCAACACGGCCAGTCGACGGCCCGGCAATCACTGGTCCGGCGATGACTTCCAGTCCATCGAGATGGAACTCCGCAACGACCGGGTGAGGGGCGCCGACGTTTTCCTGCGCATCCAGGACGGCAACGGCAAAGCCTTCCAGGAGCGGCGCTCCATCGATACGGACGAACCCGCATCCGTCGCGCTGACCGACGCGGACTACGCCCGTTTCGGCGTGGACCGGAACAACCTCAAGGGGCTGTTCCTGTTCGCGCGGCAGCGCGGCGGCCGGCCCGCGGTGCTGGAAGTCTCCTGCGGGACGGGGGATACGGTGGCGGGCGCCGTGCATCATGCGCTGGACCCCCTGCGCCGTCTGGCCCTGGTCCGCAATGCCCTCCCGCCGGAACTCGGAGAGTTGAGCCGCTGTGACCGCGTCGCCTTCAGGATCATCCCGGCGCCGGCGCCGCCCATGACGGCGACCGTGACGTTCCGGGACATGGACGCCAACACCTACGCGACGGACGTACGCCTGCGCCCCGGGGTCACCACCTCCCTCTCCGTCGACTTCGCGGAATTTCACGCCGCGGGTCTGGATACCACGCGCATGGGGCCCATCTCGTTCCGCGGCGACGTTCCGGGGTCGCTCTTCGTGGATGAGATCCGCCTCGAGAAGGCCGGCACCGGCTTCCACGTGGGCGCGCCGGACTTCGGCAAGTCCATCGCCAACCGCCAGCCCGTCTGGACCACCATGTGGCCCTTCCTCAAGAACACCATGCTGTTGAACGTGCTGGCCATTCTCTTCACCTGGCTGCTGTCGCTGCCCATCGGCATCTACTCCGCCACCCATCCCTACTCCTGGAGCGACAAGGCCTTCGGCTTCATGGCCTACATGGGCATGGCCCTGCCCTCGTTCTTCCTGGCGCTGCTGCTGCTCTACGGCGCGTCCCTGACCTACGATCTGGACCCGGCCAATCCGTTCTACGAACTTCTTCCCATCGGAGGACTCACGTCCGCGAACTACCACGACCTCGGCACGTGGGGACGGATGACGGACCTGGCGCGTCACTTGGTTCTGCCGGTGCTGGTGCTGGGAACCGGCTCCATGGCGGCGCTGGTGCGGGTGCTGCGGGCGGAGTTCCTCGACAAGAGCCACATGCAGTTCGTAGTCACGGCGCGGGCCAAGGGCCTGTCCAATGCCATGGTGAACTACAAGCACATCCTGAGGAACGCCGTGACCCCGTTCGTGGCGGGCTTCGGCTCGCTCCTGCCCACCCTCATCGGCGGTTCGGCCCTGGTGGAGATCGTTTTCGGCTACCCCGGGATCGGGCAACTGATGCTGACCGCCGTACGCTCCTACGACATCTACGTGGTCATGGCCAGCTCGCTGGCGGGAGGACTGCTGCTGATCATCGGCAACCTCCTTGCCGATATCCTGCTGGCATGGGTGGACCCGCGCATCAGCTACAGGTAG
- a CDS encoding heme-binding protein, whose amino-acid sequence MSFGMKQARALVDAGIRAAEEKGYLVTVTVVDAGGNFMWAGRMDGTKFVAPDIARGKAFAAAAFRQSTGGLEEKANPKPVFYAGVQIIHDGRMAIGQGGLPIWMDGEVVGGIGVSGAAPHEDEEVAAAALEVEGFAFPEADVAMRAALGHSR is encoded by the coding sequence TTGAGCTTTGGAATGAAACAGGCGCGGGCGCTGGTGGATGCAGGCATTCGCGCGGCCGAGGAGAAGGGTTACCTGGTGACGGTGACCGTGGTGGACGCCGGCGGCAACTTCATGTGGGCCGGGCGCATGGACGGGACCAAGTTCGTGGCGCCGGACATCGCCCGCGGGAAGGCTTTCGCTGCCGCGGCCTTCCGGCAGAGCACCGGGGGTCTGGAGGAGAAGGCCAACCCCAAACCGGTGTTCTACGCCGGCGTCCAGATCATACACGACGGCCGCATGGCCATCGGCCAGGGCGGCTTGCCCATCTGGATGGACGGCGAGGTGGTGGGCGGCATCGGCGTGAGCGGCGCCGCGCCACACGAAGACGAGGAAGTGGCCGCCGCGGCCCTCGAGGTCGAGGGCTTCGCGTTCCCGGAGGCCGACGTGGCCATGCGCGCGGCCCTGGGCCACTCACGGTAG
- a CDS encoding ABC transporter permease: MPPEPDNAIRERRGAPGSRSPLRRAVSRLRRNRLAMLGFWLLVFLYGTALFADFLSPHHYAASARKKAYHPPMITWIHISDENGLTWPYVRNSVFEFDKNQRKVYREVPGTAYPIGIFVTGDPYRFLGLVETRTHLFGLRGVENYSHTDPDRPMLFLLGSDNFGRDVLSRLLHGGRVSLSVGLVGVAITFVLGMLIGGASGYFGGRTDMLIQRLCEMLMMVPGFYLLLALRAAIPADWTSFQTYLAIVVILSFIGWASLARIIRGLVLSIKEMEYVTSARAMGLPHGRIIVRHVLPNTFSYAIVAATMSIPGYILGESGLSLIGLGIQDPEASWGNMLALAMDIAQIRFHPWVLIPGVLIFVTVMAFNYIGDGLRDALDPHGVRE, translated from the coding sequence ATGCCGCCCGAACCCGACAACGCCATCCGCGAACGGCGCGGCGCACCCGGTTCCCGCTCTCCGCTCCGCCGCGCGGTTTCGCGTCTGAGGCGCAACCGCCTGGCCATGCTGGGATTCTGGCTCCTCGTGTTTCTCTACGGCACGGCCCTGTTCGCGGATTTCCTCTCGCCCCATCACTATGCCGCCAGCGCCCGCAAGAAGGCCTATCATCCGCCGATGATTACCTGGATCCACATCTCCGACGAGAACGGCCTCACGTGGCCGTACGTGCGCAACAGCGTTTTCGAGTTCGACAAGAACCAGCGCAAGGTCTATCGGGAGGTGCCGGGCACCGCCTACCCCATCGGAATCTTCGTCACCGGAGACCCCTACCGTTTCCTGGGACTGGTGGAGACGCGGACCCACCTGTTCGGCCTGCGCGGCGTGGAGAACTATTCCCACACCGACCCCGACCGGCCCATGCTGTTCCTGCTCGGCTCGGACAACTTCGGCCGCGACGTCCTTTCCCGCCTGCTGCACGGCGGGCGTGTCTCACTGTCCGTGGGGCTGGTGGGAGTGGCCATCACGTTCGTGCTGGGAATGCTCATCGGCGGCGCCTCCGGCTATTTCGGCGGCCGCACCGACATGCTGATTCAGCGGCTGTGCGAAATGCTGATGATGGTGCCGGGCTTCTATCTGCTGCTGGCCCTGCGCGCGGCGATTCCCGCGGACTGGACGTCGTTCCAGACCTACCTGGCCATCGTCGTCATCCTGAGCTTCATCGGTTGGGCCAGCCTTGCGCGCATCATTCGCGGCCTCGTGCTGTCCATCAAGGAAATGGAATACGTCACCAGCGCCCGGGCCATGGGCCTTCCCCACGGGCGCATCATCGTCCGCCACGTGCTCCCCAACACGTTCTCGTACGCCATCGTCGCCGCCACCATGTCCATCCCGGGCTACATCCTCGGGGAATCGGGCCTGAGCCTCATCGGCCTGGGCATCCAGGACCCGGAGGCATCCTGGGGCAACATGCTGGCCCTGGCCATGGACATCGCGCAGATCCGCTTCCACCCGTGGGTGCTGATCCCCGGCGTCCTGATCTTCGTCACGGTAATGGCGTTCAACTACATTGGCGACGGTCTTCGCGACGCGCTCGACCCGCACGGCGTCCGGGAATGA